The sequence GGTGAGGGCATCGGGAACAAGGGCGTCGGGTTTCGCAGCATCTTGCTGATCAGCGAGGCACCCGAGATCTACAGCGCAGACCCCGACAGCCCGCTCGGCCCGGAATTGGACGGGTACTGCTTCCGCTTCGCGCAGAAGGTCGACGTGGAGGAGTTCCTCGCCGGTGAGAACAACGCCCACGAGGTGGCCGCCACGTATCCGCCGCTCCAGGCGCCCCTGCCGCTGGACGATGTGCCCGCGACCTGTCGGCAGCTCGCCGCCCGGGGGTACGTAACCATCGTCCGGCTGCCCTTGCTGAGCGAGGCCGCCCGGGCCGAGGTCCGGCTACGGATGGGCGAGCTCGCGGAGGCGAAGGTACCCGTGATGCTGTTCCTCGACCGGCTTGCTGGCCTGACGCTGGAACGGCGGGCCGTCGACGGCGAGGCAGGCGAGTTAGACGACCGCCACGAGACGCTCGAGCGGCATGAACTGACCCGCTCCGAGGAGCGCTTCGCGGTTGCGCAGGACGCCACCGGGCACGGATTCCCCGTCTCCTGCGCGACCGTGGACCTGGGGCCGTCCGGCACGTTTCTCGTAGTGCAGGGCACCGTGGAGAAGGAACGGCTGAACAGCACCCTCGCCGAGGCCGTGGGTGCTGGGCTCCTCGACGACACATGGCAGGAGTGGAAGCGGTCCGCCGTCGTCGAGGTCGCACTCCCTCTGCCCGCACCGCGCCGACCGCGACGCGGGCAGATCTACACTTTCCTGCCGATGGGTGAGGACCAGGCCGCGCCGTTCCCGGGACACGTGAACGCCCCGTTCTTCACCAAGTTCGACCGCACCGGGCTTCCCTCCGACAACCCCCTCAACGTGCTGCTGTTCGACGCGGTCGCCGAGATCTGTCTCGCAGCCGCCGCGGTATTGCGTACCGTGCCCGAGCCGTCCATGCGGCAGCAGGCCGTGGACCTGGTGAGCTGGGAGAGTGAGAAGGGATCGGCGGGGCGGCTCCGCGCGGCGGCTCTGCGTGTGCACGGGAGCGAACTCGCCGACGTACCGCTCGTGCCTGTCCTCGCCGCGGACGGCGCCGTGCCGGAGACGAGCTGGGCCCCGCCCCGGGGCGCGGTCCTATGGTCGGACCTCGACCTGACCGTTCTCACGGCACACCGCGCGCACGAGGCGGGGATCGTGGTGGCCGACCCCGAGATCGGCGGCGACCGGCTGAAACGGCTGGCAGCTCTGTGCAAGGCCCTTGCGTGCCCATGGGAGCCGGGCCCGGAGATGCTCGCCGAGTACGTAGAACGGATCGTCGCGGGCCTGCCCCTTCCCCGGCCCGGTGAGCCCCCCCAAGCAGTGGAGCGCGCTGTACGAGGACCTGGCCGCGCTTTTCGAGGACGACGGGCACGTCCTGCACGACAGGCAGCTGCTGCTCGCGGACGACCGCACACTGCGGCACACCAACCGTCCCCTCGGCAAGGCGGGTACGGGCACAAGCACGCGTACCCAGGGCAAGCCGAGCGGTCAGAGTGTCCGCCGTGAGGCGTTCTTCCAGCCGGTGCGTACGGAAGCGAACCAGACCGAGGCCCCGTCCGTCCCCGCCCTGCTCGGCAGGCGGTTGTTCTCCCTGCACCCGGGGCTGGTCTGGAAGGACCACGGCGAGCGTACGCGCGGGCGGGCCGCCCGCGCCTTCCTCGAGCAGGAGGGGCTCGTCCGGCCGTACGACACGAGGAGCTTGCTGGACCACGTACGGCAGGCGCTCAGCGCGAGCACCGATCTCCGGCTGCGGCTCCAGACCCTGCGGTTCGTCTTCAGGCTGTGGCAGCCGCGGCGCTCGCTGGGCGGGACGGAGATCTCCTCGCTCGGACTGTACGTACCGTCGGCGGACGGCCAGCTGATCAGGGCGAGCAGCGCCGTCTTCGGCCGGGGCTGGGGCGGCGCGTCCGTCGGTGAGGACCTGGCGGCGGTTGTCGCCGCCGGGCAGGACGTGTCGAAGAGCCTCAAGGCGATCGCTGGACGCCTCATTGCCGCGCCCGAGGAGTTTGCCAGGCGGGGCGAGACCGAGGAGTGGCGGGCGTTCCTGCTGGAGGCCGGGGTGGCCGACGGGCTGGTCCCGGTCAGGTCTGCCGACGCCTTGAGCCGGGTAGAGCAAGGCCAGGAGCTCAGCGCTCGGCAGCTGGTCCGCATGGCGAAGGTGTCTGCCGAGGTGCAGAAGCAGTGGGCGCCGTACGTCCACTGGCCCGGTGTCTGGTACCCCCGGACGCCGTACTGGGGGACCCCGGCCTGCCGGCTCCCCGGCCAGGACGTTGTCGGACGCCTCGGGCAGGAGGCCCGGCTGGCGTACGCACGGCTTGTCCTGCATGGCCTGGCCAGCTGGGAGGACGCGAAATTCGCCAGCGTCTGGACCAGTGCTGGCAGCCAGAGTCCCCCGGACAGGGAACGGGTCCCGACCCCGCTCGGCGCCTTCGTCCAGGAGCAGCCGTGGCTCCCGGTGCGGGGCCGCGACCGGGCCGTCCGGTTCGTCCGGCCGGCCGACGCCTGGCACTGCCCGCCCGGGCTGGAGCAGGAGCCCTCGTACGCGCCGACCGTCGACCATCGGCTGCGCCACCTTCTGGAACGCGGGAAGGCGGGCGACCGCCTGCGGGAGATGCGGTTGCCGACCTGGGACGACCCGCGGGACAGCGACCGCCTCATCGCCGCGCTGGGACGGCTTGTGGCGGAGGGCGCGCTGGGGGCCGAGGACCGGCCCGCCGCGCAGCGCGCCAACGAGCGCGCCTGGAGGCACCTCGTACGGCGGCCCCGTCCCGCACTGCCTGAGGGCGCCAGTCTGCTCGCTGAGTCCGAGGACCGGCTGATCAGCGTACCGCTGTCCGCCCTGGACGGCGGGGAGAGCGATATCGATGATGATGCCGGGACCGTGCTCTACGTCAGCGGTGAACGCGACAGCCTGACGGCCCTGCTGGTACGGGAGATGGCGCGCCCCCTGCTCACTCTTCCCGGTGTCTCGGCGGAGGCCGCCGAGCTGCTGGCGGCCGAACACCCCGCCACCGTCCGGCGCACCGACGACCTGATGTTCACGGTGACCGTGGACGGCGCACAGGTGGACCCCGCGGCCATGGGAGAGCCACTGGTCCAACAGCTGCCCTGGCTCATGCTGGCCGTGGGCGTCCTCTGCGACCACCTGGCGCGCGGCCCCCGGGCAAGCGAGACCGAACTGAGCGAGCTGATGTCCCTGATCCGGAGCGTACGTCTGCACCGCTACCGCTCCTGGGACATCGAGCTCGACGGCCGGCCCGTGACATTGCCGGGCCGCCTCGGCGGAGTACTGCCGCTGCCTGATCCGAAGCATCCGCTCGTCCTCGCCCCGGCAGGCGAGCCGGGCTGGCCCGAGACCCCCCGCATCATGGTGGCGCTCGCCGAGCTGCTGGGACGGCGGGAGTTCGGCGACCGACTGCGCCTCGCCGCCCACCAGCTCGCTACCCGCCACGCCGACCTGCGCGACCCCGGCCAGGACGAGCTCGCCGACGCCCTGGAAGTCACGGCCCACCAGATCGAGGAGACGAGCCGCCGGATCGACGGGGCCATCGGCGTGGTCCTGGAGCGCTGCCGGCCCTTCCTCGTCCACCTGCTTGGCACGGAGGCGGCGAACTCACTGTTCCTGCCACCTCCGGGCGACACCCGGGAGTTCCAGGCGCACCTCGAAGAGTACGCAGCCGAGCTCCCGGTCCCTGTACTCGAGTTCATCGCCAGGGCCCGTGCAGCCCGCAGTACGGACGAACTGCGGCGCGACCTGGGCATCGGATTCGCCGAGCTGAACGACACCCTGCGCGCGATGAGCCCGCCCCTGGAACCGATCAGCCACGCCGCCGAGCATGAGGAAGCGCTCCGCACCTACCTGGACCTGCGTAGGAAGGAGCTCGTCAACCGGCTGCGCTGGGCCATGCTGGAGGACTTCGACGCGCGCCGTCCGATGCCCGACTGGCCCTCGGTCCGGGCCCTGGACTGGATCACCGCGCCGGAGGCATGGGAGTACACCGTGGACACGGCCGACACGGGAAGCCTGGAGGTGCACGTGGAGGAGCAGCTGGCGCTGCGCCTGGGCCGCCCGGTGCCGTTGCCCCGGTCGGGCGAACGCCTGCCCGCTCCCGACCAGGTACGCGGCGCGAACCTCCGTACGATCACCGGCCTGGCCGTCGACCTCGCGGTCCTGGTCAGGGCGGCCGGACACCCGTTGCCCGCGGCCCTGACCCCAGCCGAGCCCGCCGAAGAGGTCACCGCGCGGCTGGAGGCCGCGGGCACGCTCGACTTCCGACCCCTGTCCCCCACCGACGTCGTCAGCTGGCTGGCGGCCCTCGGCCAGTGGCCCAACGGGATGGCGGTGACGACGGAACCCGAACGACACGGGCTATCCGAAGCCGACCTAAACCGGGTGCGCAACGCGGCAGAACACGAGCGCCGCGAACGGGAGCGCAAGCGGCGGTCGATCTCCGTCGGCGCCCGCGCCTTCGACGTGGACTCCGGCGACTTCACCGCCCTCACCCACGAACTTGACCGGGTCCTGCAGAGCGGCTCGGCGCCGGGCATCACCGCCGTCGGGCCGCTCCGTTTCACGGACCCCCGTCCCCAGACCGGTCGCACCCAGACCACCGGTCGCACGCGTGGGCGGCGGTACGGGGGCGGCACGGACAGCGGGCTGACCACGGCCCAGCGGGAGGCCATCGGGTACGTGGGTGAGTGGTACGCGTATCAGTGGCTGTGTGCGCGCTACCCGGACCGCATGGACGAGACTGGCTGGGTGTCGGGCAACCGTCGCAAAGCCTTCCCCGGCCCGTCGGGCGACGACGGACTGGGCTTCGACTTCCGGGTCGGCTCCGGCAGCCGTCCCTTCCTGTACGAGGTGAAGGCGACCGGGGGCGAAGGAGGCCGCTTCGAGCTGGGGGAGAGCGAGGTCCGCGCGGCCCGCCAGCACGCGGGCAACGACCGCTGGCGCCTCCTGGTAGTCACCTACGCCCTCACCCCGCACAAGGTGGCCATCCAGATGCTCCCCAACCCTTACGGGAAGCGCGGCCGGGGCCGCTATCGCGAGGAGGGCGGGGCACTACGCTTCTCGTACCTGCTGTGACCTTGGCATTCAACTCCAGCGCAGGTCAACGACCTGCGACGGCCAGACATCGCAGCTCACGGCGTTGGCTGGTCTCGTCCGGGACAAGTGATCATCAGGAACGAGCAGCTCCGTGCAGAACGTCGCCCGCCCTAGGCGCCCCATCGATATACGCCACCCAGCAGAGCCTGACCTGCCCAACAGTTCGCCTGACAACCCATCAGAACGAGCGTCACGAGTGTCATTTCAGCGTCAAGATAGCGCCCGTAACGCCCACACCACACATAATCTGCACGGGCAAAACCGTAGGTCAGGAGCCCTTAGCCGCCGGTTCAAGGATCGCCACACAGTCCACATGGTGCGTCATCGGGAAGGCATGAATCGGAAATGCACCTGATGCGCCAGCATGTACGCGATCGTCGACGCATCCCACCAATCGCGTCGCCCCGCGGGAGTCGCGTTCCGGCGGTCTCG is a genomic window of Streptomyces sp. NBC_00414 containing:
- a CDS encoding sacsin N-terminal ATP-binding-like domain-containing protein yields the protein MARNARAEQLREYGRSVLEGARSEQVLRMARQVNSVSYTSAREYAGRSLFELLQNGYDAHPRDRRDGRVHVLLDEAEGEWGTLYVANGGTPFTWRNVERICELAQSSKEVGEGIGNKGVGFRSILLISEAPEIYSADPDSPLGPELDGYCFRFAQKVDVEEFLAGENNAHEVAATYPPLQAPLPLDDVPATCRQLAARGYVTIVRLPLLSEAARAEVRLRMGELAEAKVPVMLFLDRLAGLTLERRAVDGEAGELDDRHETLERHELTRSEERFAVAQDATGHGFPVSCATVDLGPSGTFLVVQGTVEKERLNSTLAEAVGAGLLDDTWQEWKRSAVVEVALPLPAPRRPRRGQIYTFLPMGEDQAAPFPGHVNAPFFTKFDRTGLPSDNPLNVLLFDAVAEICLAAAAVLRTVPEPSMRQQAVDLVSWESEKGSAGRLRAAALRVHGSELADVPLVPVLAADGAVPETSWAPPRGAVLWSDLDLTVLTAHRAHEAGIVVADPEIGGDRLKRLAALCKALACPWEPGPEMLAEYVERIVAGLPLPRPGEPPQAVERAVRGPGRAFRGRRARPARQAAAARGRPHTAAHQPSPRQGGYGHKHAYPGQAERSECPP